Proteins from a genomic interval of Mesobacillus sp. S13:
- the truB gene encoding tRNA pseudouridine(55) synthase TruB, translating to MEGILPLFKPAGMTSHDCVFKLRKLLRTKKVGHTGTLDPDVTGVLPICVGKATKVAEYITDAGKAYEGEVTLGFTTTTEDASGEKVEEKPVDRTITREEVEQVLQSLTGEIEQTPPMYSAVKVRGKKLYEYARQGIEVERPTRKVTIYGIELLDSRESFEGEQVSFKFRVSCSKGTYIRTLAVTIGEKMGYPAHMSSLVRIQSADLTIEDCFTFEQLEEMAAEGKLADALHPLEAGISYLPKYRINDKVAEKVKNGALLQIPEELEGKSGPIIVETEDGKALAIYRAHPTKIGMMKPDKVLRNDQ from the coding sequence ATGGAAGGGATTCTGCCTCTTTTTAAGCCAGCGGGAATGACTTCGCATGATTGTGTGTTTAAACTCAGGAAACTGTTAAGAACAAAGAAGGTGGGACATACAGGCACCCTTGACCCGGATGTCACTGGGGTACTGCCAATATGTGTAGGCAAGGCGACCAAGGTTGCCGAATACATAACGGATGCTGGAAAAGCGTATGAGGGAGAAGTCACCCTTGGCTTCACGACAACGACAGAAGATGCATCGGGTGAGAAGGTTGAAGAGAAGCCAGTGGACAGGACAATAACAAGGGAAGAGGTTGAACAGGTTCTTCAATCGCTGACAGGTGAAATCGAACAGACTCCTCCTATGTATTCAGCAGTAAAAGTGCGTGGAAAAAAACTATATGAGTATGCGAGACAAGGAATCGAGGTAGAGAGACCCACTAGGAAGGTCACTATTTATGGCATCGAGCTTCTTGATAGCAGAGAATCATTTGAAGGCGAACAGGTTAGCTTCAAATTCCGAGTATCATGCAGCAAAGGGACGTATATTCGGACTCTAGCAGTGACGATTGGTGAAAAGATGGGATATCCAGCGCATATGTCTTCCCTTGTGAGAATACAATCTGCGGACTTAACGATCGAGGATTGCTTTACATTTGAACAGCTAGAGGAGATGGCTGCAGAAGGCAAGCTGGCAGATGCTTTGCATCCATTGGAAGCTGGTATTTCTTATTTGCCGAAATATCGCATTAATGATAAAGTAGCAGAGAAAGTGAAAAATGGGGCACTGCTACAGATCCCGGAGGAGTTAGAGGGAAAAAGCGGTCCGATTATTGTAGAAACAGAAGACGGAAAAGCGCTCGCCATTTACAGGGCACATCCAACAAAAATAGGGATGATGAAACCTGATAAAGTGTTGAGAAATGATCAATGA
- the ribF gene encoding bifunctional riboflavin kinase/FAD synthetase, translating to MEMIMLKHPHEHKKEDYPPLAMALGYFDGVHLGHQQVIEEAKKEAAAKGIKSAVMTFDPHPSVVLGKNIQHMEYITPLEDKARIIEAMGVDYLFVVHFSTEFSSLLPQEFVDQYIIGLNVQHVVAGFDYSYGKMGKGNMETIQFHSRGKFDFTVVSKLSTQEEEKVSSTLIRSFLRDGKVDEMPGLLGRPYRTTGTIINGERRGRTIGFPTANVGIEDQYILPPTGVYAVKIRVEGAWHEGVCNVGYKPTFHKEKKDKPSVEVHIFNFNKEIYGESATIEWHLRLRSERKFEGIQQLVAQIEKDKQEALLYFEKNKG from the coding sequence GTGGAAATGATTATGCTAAAACATCCTCATGAACATAAAAAAGAAGATTATCCTCCACTGGCAATGGCACTGGGCTATTTTGACGGAGTCCACTTAGGCCACCAGCAGGTCATCGAAGAAGCAAAAAAAGAGGCTGCAGCCAAAGGGATCAAGAGTGCGGTCATGACATTTGATCCTCATCCTTCGGTAGTTCTTGGCAAGAATATTCAGCATATGGAATATATAACACCATTGGAAGACAAGGCGCGAATTATTGAGGCAATGGGAGTGGACTACTTATTTGTTGTTCATTTCTCAACCGAATTCTCGAGTCTGTTGCCCCAGGAATTTGTCGATCAATATATCATTGGTTTGAATGTTCAGCATGTCGTAGCAGGATTCGACTATTCCTACGGGAAAATGGGGAAAGGGAATATGGAGACAATCCAGTTCCATTCAAGAGGCAAGTTTGATTTTACCGTGGTATCCAAACTTTCCACACAAGAAGAAGAAAAGGTCAGTTCTACTTTGATCCGTTCCTTTTTAAGAGACGGGAAGGTGGATGAGATGCCAGGTTTGTTAGGGAGACCTTATAGGACAACGGGAACCATTATAAATGGAGAGCGCCGAGGTCGTACAATTGGTTTTCCGACAGCGAATGTCGGAATCGAGGACCAATATATTCTCCCGCCAACTGGGGTTTATGCTGTAAAGATTAGGGTTGAAGGGGCATGGCATGAAGGTGTCTGCAATGTTGGCTATAAACCAACCTTCCATAAGGAGAAAAAGGACAAACCTTCTGTTGAAGTCCACATCTTTAATTTTAACAAAGAGATTTACGGTGAATCCGCAACGATTGAGTGGCACCTTCGCCTGAGAAGTGAACGGAAATTCGAGGGAATACAGCAGCTTGTTGCCCAAATAGAAAAAGATAAGCAAGAAGCACTCCTATACTTTGAAAAAAACAAGGGTTAG
- the rpsO gene encoding 30S ribosomal protein S15: MAISKVRKNELINEFKTHESDTGSPEVQIAVLTAEINTLNDHLRVHKKDHHSRRGLLKMVGKRRNLLTYLRNKDVARYRELINKLGLRR; the protein is encoded by the coding sequence ATGGCAATCTCAAAAGTACGTAAAAACGAACTGATCAATGAATTCAAGACTCACGAAAGTGATACTGGATCTCCAGAAGTTCAAATCGCTGTCCTTACTGCAGAAATCAACACTTTGAACGACCACTTGCGCGTTCATAAGAAGGACCACCACTCACGTCGCGGTCTTTTGAAAATGGTAGGTAAGCGTCGTAACCTTTTGACTTACCTTCGTAACAAGGACGTTGCTCGCTACCGCGAGTTAATCAACAAGCTTGGTCTACGTAGATAG
- the pnp gene encoding polyribonucleotide nucleotidyltransferase, translating to MEQEKQSFSFDWAGRKLTVEIGQLAKQANGAVLVRYGDTAVLSTATASKEPKNLDFFPLTVNYEERLYAVGKIPGGFIKREGRPSEKAILASRLIDRPIRPLFPDGFRNDVQVISIVMSVDQDCSSEMAAMFGSSLALSVSDIPFGGPIAGVTVGRIDGKFVINPSVEETEKSDMHLVVAGTMDAINMVEAGAEEVPEEVMLEAIMFGHDEIKRLIAFQQEIVAQVGKEKREIKLFELDKDLEAEVRGVCEQDMISAIQVQEKHAREDAIKEVKNAIVARYEEQEADDDKLKQVKQILDKIVKGEVRRLITEEKVRPDGRGVDEIRPLSSEVGLLPRTHGSGLFTRGQTQALSICTLGAMGDVQILDGLGIEEEKRFMHHYNFPLFSVGETGPIRGPGRREIGHGALGERALEPVIPNEKDFPYTVRLVSEVLESNGSTSQASICASTLALMDAGVPIKAPVAGIAMGLIKSGEHYSILSDIQGMEDHLGDMDFKVAGTAKGVTALQMDIKIEGLSREILEEALQQAKKGRMHILESMLATIKEPREQLSKYAPKIITMWIKPDKIRDVIGPSGKQINKIIEETGVKIDIEQDGTVFIGSVDEEMIQRAKKIIEDIVREVEVGEMYLGKVRRIEKFGAFVEIFPGKDGLVHISELAEERVGKVEDVLKLGDELLVKVTEIDKQGRVNLSRKAVLKEQREKAEKQS from the coding sequence ATGGAACAAGAAAAACAGAGTTTTTCCTTCGACTGGGCAGGGCGTAAGCTGACAGTTGAAATTGGACAGCTTGCAAAGCAGGCAAATGGTGCAGTCCTTGTCCGTTACGGAGATACAGCTGTATTAAGTACAGCTACTGCATCAAAAGAACCGAAGAATTTAGATTTCTTCCCTTTGACTGTCAATTATGAAGAAAGACTTTATGCTGTCGGGAAAATTCCAGGCGGATTCATTAAGCGTGAAGGACGCCCAAGTGAAAAGGCAATTCTTGCGAGCCGATTAATTGACCGTCCAATCCGTCCGTTATTCCCTGATGGATTCCGTAACGATGTCCAGGTAATCAGCATCGTCATGAGTGTGGATCAGGACTGTTCATCAGAAATGGCCGCTATGTTTGGATCTTCATTAGCTCTATCTGTTTCAGATATCCCATTTGGAGGACCAATTGCTGGTGTCACAGTGGGAAGGATTGATGGCAAGTTCGTGATCAACCCATCTGTTGAAGAAACTGAAAAGAGTGATATGCATTTGGTTGTAGCAGGTACAATGGATGCAATCAACATGGTTGAAGCCGGTGCGGAAGAGGTGCCTGAAGAAGTCATGCTTGAAGCAATCATGTTCGGACATGACGAAATCAAGCGTCTGATTGCCTTCCAACAGGAAATCGTCGCGCAGGTTGGTAAAGAAAAAAGAGAAATTAAACTTTTTGAATTAGATAAAGATCTTGAAGCTGAAGTTCGCGGAGTTTGTGAGCAAGATATGATTTCTGCTATCCAAGTACAGGAAAAGCATGCTCGCGAAGATGCGATCAAAGAAGTGAAAAATGCTATCGTTGCCCGCTATGAAGAGCAAGAAGCAGATGATGACAAGCTGAAGCAAGTGAAACAAATCCTTGATAAAATCGTCAAAGGTGAAGTCCGCCGCTTGATTACAGAAGAAAAAGTACGTCCAGACGGCCGTGGAGTCGATGAAATCCGACCGCTTTCTTCTGAAGTAGGACTGCTACCTAGAACACATGGTTCTGGATTGTTCACAAGGGGACAAACTCAGGCACTAAGCATCTGTACGCTCGGCGCAATGGGTGATGTTCAAATTCTTGACGGTCTTGGAATCGAAGAAGAAAAGCGATTCATGCACCATTACAATTTCCCATTATTCTCTGTTGGTGAAACAGGTCCAATCCGTGGCCCAGGACGACGTGAAATCGGGCACGGAGCACTTGGTGAAAGAGCTCTTGAGCCTGTAATTCCGAATGAGAAAGATTTCCCATACACAGTTCGTCTTGTATCAGAAGTACTTGAATCAAATGGTTCTACTTCACAGGCGAGTATTTGTGCCAGTACATTAGCGCTTATGGATGCAGGGGTGCCAATCAAAGCACCAGTTGCCGGTATTGCAATGGGTCTGATCAAATCTGGAGAACATTATTCAATTCTTTCAGATATTCAGGGTATGGAAGACCACCTTGGGGATATGGACTTCAAAGTAGCTGGAACTGCAAAAGGTGTTACAGCCCTGCAGATGGATATCAAGATTGAAGGATTATCCCGTGAGATTCTTGAGGAAGCTTTACAACAGGCGAAAAAAGGCCGTATGCATATTCTTGAGTCCATGCTGGCAACGATCAAGGAACCACGTGAACAGCTTTCAAAATATGCACCAAAGATCATCACTATGTGGATCAAACCTGATAAAATCCGTGACGTCATTGGGCCAAGCGGAAAACAAATCAACAAGATCATTGAAGAAACTGGCGTAAAAATCGATATCGAACAAGATGGTACGGTATTTATTGGCTCAGTAGATGAAGAAATGATTCAAAGAGCGAAGAAGATCATTGAAGACATTGTCCGTGAAGTTGAAGTTGGAGAAATGTACCTTGGAAAGGTTCGCCGCATTGAAAAGTTTGGTGCGTTCGTTGAAATCTTCCCTGGTAAAGATGGCTTGGTCCATATCTCCGAGCTTGCTGAAGAACGAGTTGGCAAAGTTGAAGACGTGCTGAAGCTGGGAGATGAACTCCTCGTTAAGGTCACTGAAATCGACAAACAAGGCAGGGTCAACCTTTCACGTAAGGCAGTCTTGAAAGAACAACGCGAAAAAGCTGAAAAACAATCTTAA
- a CDS encoding polysaccharide deacetylase family protein, with the protein MRKFVLISVLLIAGWIIVNNPFSHTYVSGLKSGSLEVAGNKSSLMSEIEMKAIEYEVEPSDARKDPVWKVVPGYNGLKVDIKKSYSKMEKEGKFDPEKLVFKQVSPQVHLDDLPPMAIYKGHPEKPMVSFIINVAWGNEYLTGMLATLKKHNVTASFFLEGRWVKNNPGMAKMIADAGHEIGNHSFTHPNMKQLSAPKINEEIRMTNEVIEAVTGVKTKWFAPPSGSYKDEVVEIAAAHKLGTVMWSVDTIDWQKPTPDKLINRVMGKVHNGAMILMHPTESTAVSLDQLITQIKAKDLQIGTVSDLLSENRIITPKKMKE; encoded by the coding sequence ATGAGAAAGTTTGTATTAATTTCTGTTTTATTGATCGCTGGGTGGATCATCGTGAATAATCCATTCTCCCATACATATGTTTCAGGCCTTAAAAGCGGGTCACTTGAAGTGGCAGGGAATAAGAGTTCGTTGATGTCAGAAATTGAAATGAAAGCAATAGAATATGAAGTTGAACCATCTGACGCCAGAAAAGATCCAGTCTGGAAGGTGGTTCCCGGCTACAACGGACTAAAAGTAGATATCAAAAAGTCCTATAGCAAAATGGAGAAGGAAGGTAAATTCGATCCCGAAAAGCTAGTCTTCAAGCAAGTCTCCCCTCAAGTCCATCTGGATGATTTGCCGCCAATGGCCATTTATAAAGGACATCCTGAAAAGCCGATGGTAAGCTTCATTATTAATGTTGCATGGGGAAATGAATATCTAACAGGCATGCTGGCGACATTGAAGAAGCATAATGTAACCGCAAGTTTTTTTCTTGAAGGCAGATGGGTAAAGAATAACCCTGGTATGGCGAAGATGATTGCAGATGCAGGCCATGAAATAGGTAATCATTCATTCACACATCCAAATATGAAGCAGCTTTCTGCTCCGAAAATCAATGAAGAAATCCGCATGACGAATGAAGTTATTGAAGCGGTGACGGGGGTCAAGACCAAGTGGTTTGCTCCTCCGAGCGGATCATACAAGGATGAAGTGGTTGAAATTGCTGCAGCTCATAAATTAGGGACTGTTATGTGGAGCGTAGACACGATTGATTGGCAGAAGCCCACTCCAGATAAACTAATCAACAGGGTGATGGGGAAGGTCCATAATGGCGCAATGATACTTATGCATCCAACAGAGTCTACGGCTGTCTCTCTCGATCAATTGATCACGCAAATAAAAGCCAAGGACCTGCAAATTGGGACTGTTTCTGATTTATTAAGTGAAAACCGGATTATAACGCCAAAAAAAATGAAAGAATAG
- a CDS encoding M16 family metallopeptidase, protein MIKKYTCQNGVRIVLEQIPTVRSVAIGVWIGTGSRNENPENNGISHFLEHMFFKGTKTRSAREIAESFDSIGGQVNAFTSKEYTCYYAKVLDNHAPFALEVLADMFFNSTFDSEELNKEKNVVNEEIKMYEDTPDDIVHDLLSQAVYGDHPLGYPILGTEETLQSFTGEKLEQYMHDTYRPENVVISIAGNVPESFIKNAEDFFGSYEASKEKIEYAKPDFHATHASRKKETEQAHLCLGFEGLQIGHSDVYSLIVLNNVLGGSMSSRLFQEVREQRALAYSVFSYHSAYRDSGMVTIYGGTGANQLNVLYDTIQDTLAKLRAEGITEKELNNSKEQLKGSLMLSLESTNSRMSRNGKNELLLGRHRSLDEIVEQIDQVTKDSVDGMANKIFTDKYSVSLISPNGELPNL, encoded by the coding sequence ATGATAAAGAAATATACATGCCAAAATGGTGTAAGAATCGTACTAGAACAAATCCCAACTGTCCGTTCAGTCGCTATCGGTGTATGGATCGGAACAGGTTCCCGTAATGAAAATCCAGAGAACAATGGGATTTCCCATTTTCTTGAGCATATGTTTTTCAAAGGCACCAAAACAAGGAGTGCAAGGGAGATTGCAGAATCCTTTGATAGCATTGGCGGCCAGGTGAATGCATTCACTTCCAAGGAGTATACTTGCTATTACGCCAAGGTGTTAGATAATCATGCACCATTTGCGCTAGAAGTTTTAGCGGATATGTTCTTTAATTCTACGTTTGATTCTGAGGAATTGAATAAAGAGAAGAACGTGGTGAATGAAGAAATCAAGATGTATGAAGATACACCTGATGATATCGTCCACGATTTGCTTAGTCAGGCTGTTTACGGCGATCACCCGCTTGGTTATCCAATCCTCGGTACGGAAGAAACGCTCCAAAGTTTTACGGGAGAAAAACTTGAGCAGTATATGCATGATACGTACAGACCGGAAAATGTGGTCATTTCCATTGCAGGGAATGTGCCCGAATCTTTCATTAAAAATGCTGAAGACTTCTTTGGCTCATATGAAGCGAGCAAGGAAAAGATAGAATATGCAAAACCTGACTTCCATGCAACACATGCATCCAGGAAAAAAGAAACGGAACAAGCGCACCTGTGCCTTGGTTTCGAAGGCTTGCAGATCGGGCACTCTGATGTATATAGCCTCATCGTCTTGAACAATGTACTGGGGGGCAGCATGAGCAGCAGATTGTTCCAGGAAGTAAGGGAACAGCGCGCCCTTGCTTATTCTGTATTCTCCTATCACTCAGCTTATCGTGATAGCGGAATGGTGACTATATATGGCGGGACCGGAGCAAATCAGCTGAATGTGTTATATGATACAATCCAGGACACACTTGCGAAGCTGCGTGCTGAAGGAATTACCGAAAAAGAACTCAACAATAGCAAAGAGCAGCTTAAAGGCAGCCTGATGTTAAGCCTAGAAAGTACAAACAGCCGCATGAGCAGGAATGGGAAAAATGAACTCCTGCTCGGAAGGCACCGCTCTCTTGATGAAATCGTCGAACAAATCGACCAGGTGACCAAGGACAGCGTCGACGGCATGGCCAATAAAATCTTCACAGATAAATATTCTGTTTCATTGATCAGTCCAAATGGCGAACTGCCAAATCTATAA
- a CDS encoding YlmC/YmxH family sporulation protein → MKLSELGGKEIVDAKRAERLGVLGQTDLEINERSGQIEALIIPSLKWFGLRKQSGEVRVPWKHIKKIGTDMIIIDIPDDEE, encoded by the coding sequence ATGAAATTAAGTGAACTTGGCGGTAAAGAAATCGTCGATGCAAAGAGGGCGGAAAGATTGGGTGTACTGGGGCAGACGGATTTGGAAATCAATGAACGTTCAGGTCAAATTGAAGCTTTGATCATCCCATCTTTAAAGTGGTTCGGCCTTCGCAAACAGTCCGGGGAAGTTAGGGTTCCATGGAAGCATATAAAGAAAATAGGTACAGACATGATTATCATCGATATTCCTGATGATGAAGAGTAA